The following are encoded in a window of Fulvia fulva chromosome 7, complete sequence genomic DNA:
- a CDS encoding ADP-ribosylation factor-like protein 1: MGGALSLFTKLLWSKKEIRILILGLDNAGKTTLLYRLKIGEVVTTIPTIGFNVESVSYKNLSFNVWDLGGQTSIRPYWRCYYSNTAAVVFVIDSTDVERLETASGELKAMLQEEELRDASLLVFANKQDQKGARGAGEISEKLGLGELKDRNWSIVGCSAVTGKGVEEGMDWLVQTVGENS; this comes from the exons ATGGGCGGAGCCCTCTCCCTCTTCACCAAACTCCTCTGGTCCAAAAAAGAAATCCGCATCCTAATCCTCGGCCTCGACAACGCCGGCAAAACAACcctcctctaccgcctcaAAATCGGCGAAGTAGTCACCACAATCCCCACAATCGGCTTCAACGTCGAAAGCGTATCCTACAAGAACCTCTCCTTCAACGTCTGGGACTTGGGCGGGCAAACCTCCATAAGGCCATACTGGCGTTGCTATTACTCGAACACAGCGGCCGTGGTGTTTGTTATTGACTCGACGGATGTGGAGAGGCTGGAGACGGCGAGTGGGGAGTTGAAGGCGATGTTGCAGGAGGAGGAACTGAGGGATGCGAGTTTGCTGGTTTTCGCGAATAAACAGGATCAGAAGGGTGCGAGGGGGGCGGGGGAGATTAGTGAGAAGTTGGGGTTGGGGGAGTTGAAGGATAGGAATTGGAGTATTGTGGGGTGTAGTGCTGTTACGGGGAAGGGAGTGGAGGAGGGGATGGACTGGCTTGTG CAAACGGTAGGGGAGAACTCGTAA
- a CDS encoding oxidoreductase ptaK, producing the protein MSLLLPVLEGLGNVTFINNLLSSVGVLVSLVPGLLQNRNSPLGILLTPVTPDTGVTRYYNFDVARGMLAPEGIPKPMLLIQVTVKSPITGPEEGTALHWHRLLQKKTTWYDGVPSVPMCPIAPGESFVYRFQADLYDSSWWHSHYSAQYAGGLFGPMIIHGPTDNYPSGIGEVVDLGPVIVSDSYFTDYYTLVEQSMSNNALVAALVTSGHTLIQGKGNVDCSTAPAGSNCTTNAGLAKFNFKPGRTHLLRIINTSAAGLMVVSLDNHKMTLFVGQRTDVLITADQRPNAYWLRVRQPTLCPYYPIKLAPPDVTLVIQITQAINATGHTHYEMNGQTFSANYNYPLLNCTFNGNTSYPDDPQWNVFNFGSNETVRIIWQNNVPFGHPMHIHGQNLYVVGEGVGAYNGVNAVRPSNPQRSDVHSLRPNGYLVTQLVSDNPGVWPFHCHIAWHVGQGLYINVMQKPEMIQQGPETPGIIAEACDAWWTYTENNIPDQIDPGLKKNRLKKDKFILL; encoded by the exons ATGTCTCTGTTACTGCCTGTCCTTGAAGGGCTGGGTAATGTGACGTTTATCAACAACCTGCTGAGCTCG GTCGGCGTGCTCGTGTCACTTGTGCCTGGCTTGCTGCAGAATCGCAACAGTCCATTGGGGATCTTACTAACCCCA GTAACACCCGATACTGGCGTCACAAGATACTACAACTTCGATGTGGCTCGAGGCATGCTTGCACCGGAAGGCATACCCAAGCCAATGCTTCTT ATCCAGGTTACTGTAAAAAGCCCCATCACTGGACCTGAAGAGGGCACTGCTTTGCATTGGCACAGACTTTTGCAGAAGAAGACAACTTGGTATGATGGTGTGCCGTCAGTGCCTATGTGCCCAATCGCACCTGGAGAGAGCTTCGTCTATCGATTCCAGGCAGATCTATACGACAGCTCCTGGTGGCATAGCCATTACTCGGCGCAGTACGCGGGAGGTCTGTTCGGACCCATGATCATCCATGGACCGACAGATAACTATCCAAGCGGCATCGGTGAAGTCGTCGATCTTGGTCCTGTTATCGTCTCGGATTCGTATTTCACAGACTACTACACCCTAGTGGAACAGTCGATGAGTAACAATGCTCTCGTGGCGGCCCTAGTCACCTCCGGCCACACACTCATTCAAGGCAAGGGAAATGTCGACTGCTCGACTGCTCCCGCAGGCTCGAACTGCACGACCAACGCCGGCCTTGCCAAATTCAACTTCAAGCCTGGCCGAACCCATCTCCTACGTATCATCAACACTTCAGCAGCCGGCTTAATGGTAGTCAGTCTTGACAACCACAAAATGACA CTCTTCGTTGGCCAACGTACCGACGTTTTAATTACCGCCGACCAACGCCCTAACGCCTACTGGCTCCGAGTCCGACAACCCACCCTCTGC CCCTACTATCCCATCAAACTCGCCCCTCCAGACGTCACCCTCGTCATCCAGATCACGCAGGCCATCAACGCCACAGGCCATACCCACTACGAAATGAACGGGCAAACCTTCAGCGCGAATTACAACTACCCTCTCCTGAACTGCACCTTCAATGGTAATACTTCGTACCCGGATGATCCACAGTGGAATGTCTTCAACTTCGGTAGTAACGAGACTGTCCGGATCATATGGCAGAACAACGTTCCCTTCGGACATCCTATGCACATCCATGGACAGAATTTGTATGTGGTGGGCGAGGGCGTCGGGGCGTATAACGGCGTGAATGCCGTGAGACCGAGCAATCCGCAGAGGAGTGATGTCCATAGTTTGAGGCCGAACGGATACCTTGTGACGCAGCTTGTGAGCGATAATCCAGGCGTTTGGCCGTT CCATTGTCATATTGCATGGCATGTTGGACAGGGCCTGTACATCAATGTGATGCAGAAGCCGGAGATGATCCAGCAGGGGCCGGAGACTCCAGGTATCATTGCTGAGGCCTGTGACG CATGGTGGACATACACCGAGAATAACATCCCAGACCAGATCGACCCCGGGCTGAAGAAGAATAGGCTGAAGAAGGATAAGTTCATATTGCTGTAG
- a CDS encoding Ketoreductase azaE produces MLRYLLRPLSQPANCQILPATTLPSKPTTTSIQQHNSFHTTRSSDMRVLLTGGSGFIAAHVLDILLEHGHSVVTTVRSQEKANKIKDNHPKYGKDKLDFALVEDVAQEGAFDKAIVSDPPFEAVIHTASPFHFNVTDVQKELLDPAVIGTTGILKSIKKSAPSVKRVVITSSFASIVNPSKGHAVGHVYSEKDWNPITHAEALENPAAGYRASKTFAEKAAWDFVEKEKPNFTLSTMCPPLVLGPIVHYLNSLDSLNTSNQRTRDCMLGKWKDEIPNTGTFIWVDVRDLALCHVLAAEKEEAANKRFFVTAGHFSNGKIAGVIGKNFDFKEVPSEETKDGGMPPDGIYEVDTSRVNEMLKPQWTSFEKSITDTVKSLQAVGA; encoded by the coding sequence ATGCTTCGTTATCTCCTCAGACCGCTTTCTCAGCCTGCTAACTGTCAGATCCTCCCCGCTACAACACTTCCCTCCAAACCAACGACCACTTCAATCCAACAACACAACTCCTTCCACACCACAAGATCCAGCGATATGAGAGTCCTACTCACCGGCGGTTCCGGCTTCATTGCCGCCCACGTTCTCGACATCCTCCTCGAGCATGGCCATTCAGTCGTGACAACTGTACGATCGCAAGAGAAGGCAAACAAGATCAAGGACAATCACCCAAAGTATGGCAAGGACAAGCTTGACTTTGCACTGGTAGAGGACGTTGCTCAAGAGGGTGCTTTCGATAAGGCAATTGTGTCTGACCCGCCATTCGAGGCCGTCATCCACACTGCTTCACCCTTCCACTTCAATGTGACAGACGTCCAGAAGGAGCTCCTCGACCCAGCCGTCATCGGCACTACAGGTATCCTGAAGAGCATCAAGAAGTCAGCACCAAGCGTCAAGCGCGTCGTCATCACGTCTTCGTTCGCCTCCATCGTCAACCCAAGCAAAGGTCATGCAGTCGGCCACGTATACTCTGAAAAGGACTGGAATCCAATCACGCACGCGGAAGCGCTTGAGAACCCTGCCGCGGGATACCGTGCATCGAAGACGTTTGCTGAGAAGGCAGCATGGGACTTCGTTGAGAAGGAGAAGCCCAACTTCACTCTGTCCACGATGTGCCCTCCTCTTGTCCTTGGTCCGATCGTGCACTACCTCAACTCCCTCGACTCCCTCAACACCTCCAACCAGCGCACCCGCGACTGCATGCTAGGCAAGTGGAAGGACGAGATCCCAAACACCGGCACGTTCATCTGGGTCGATGTCCGCGATCTGGCGCTGTGCCACGTCCTAGCCGCAGAAAAGGAAGAGGCTGCGAACAAGCGATTCTTCGTTACGGCAGGGCACTTCAGCAACGGAAAGATTGCTGGTGTCATCGGCAAGAACTTCGACTTCAAGGAAGTGCCGTCGGAGGAGACCAAAGATGGTGGAATGCCACCCGATGGTATCTACGAGGTTGACACTTCGCGAGTCAACGAGATGCTGAAGCCACAGTGGACGAGCTTTGAGAAGAGTATCACGGATACTGTCAAGAGTCTGCAAGCTGTGGGCGCGTAG